ATACAGCCAGGGGATGTATTCATCAACTATGTCATTGTAAGAGATGTTGATGACCGGATGCTGCTGTTTGCCCCATCCTTCGTCAGAGGGTTGGTTGGTACAGGCCCCATCAGCAACACATGCTTGCCATTGCTCAAAGGTTACTTCTGTTTCCATGATTTTAAAATCTGGGAGCGTGACGGTGTGAACAGGAATGGCATATCTTAATTTTTCATCCTCGCTACCCATTTCAAAACTACCGCCTTTCACAGCGATCATTTTTCCGACATATTGTTCTAAGCTCGCTTCCTCTATTTGGGTAGGTACATCCGACTGGAATAAAGCGCTTTCTGATTTCCAATTGTCCCAACTGCGCATTTTATGTGCCCAGGACCCATCTCCTACACTAAATATGTAGTACATGTAAGAGCCACATGCTGCTATTGCTAATAGCAACAACAAGACAATTGCCACAGGCATACCATTGTGCGTATGTTTTTTATTGTATTCTCTTCGGGCAAAGTCGTAAGCCGGGTCGTCATTGTCTCCGGCAGGTACGGGGTCTGCAAAACCCAAAGCACTCCAGAAGGGGTATTTAGACTTTTTCTTCTCTGGTGTTTTGCTGTCAGTCGGGTTGCTTTGCTCTTGCCTGGCCTGGTACCGAGCTCTGGCTTCAGGTTCAGTGGTTGGTAATGGAGTGTTTTTGTTGAGTTGTGAAAATCCATCAAACCCATCTTCCAATCGGGCAAAGTGCTGATCAAACCAAAAACCATCTTTGCTAATGAAGGATTCCAGCTCTGTATTCTTCACTATCAATAGGGCATATATATTCTGGCTAAGTAGCGGTTGATACAAAAAGAAACTGTAGCGAGGTTTTAACAATCTCTTGATGGTTTGAATTACACCAAAGTGGGGATAGGCAAATCCAGAATAATCCAAAGTGTAGTTTTCACCATCGTAGTGGATAATACTCGCATTTTGTCCTGTATTTTCGGCAGAGTTGACATAAAAATCCTCCTCGATGTACTTACCGATTTTGCCTAGTATAGCATCGATGTAAGTAATGTTCGGGGAGATGTGGATTAGCCCTTTGGGCGTACTGTTCAGATCGTGGTGGTTTTTGAGCGTGGATAGCGTCAGTTGATTGTGCATTGAGCTTGATTATAGGTTGATGTGAACATCTAAAAAATGTGGGGGCGAAATTAGGTTATAGCGCCTTCTTGATCAAGGGATGCTTGGGTGTAAATGACTTTTGGCAGGAATACACTTGTCTGATGGTACGATAGTAGTTGGTGATAGTAAGGTGTATGTCCCTATGATGTTCTGAAAGGATTAGCCTTTCAATGCAGAGACGATGACTTCATCAGCATACTCCAACAATTTGTTGTGGCCATGATCCAGTACATGAACCTCGCTGTGGGTAAGACCGGAGAGGAAGGCGGTGTGTGCTTTGGGGTCGATGATTCGGTCTTTTTTGCCAAAGATGATAAGGGATTGGCATGTAGAATCATTGAGTAACTCAATCAATTCTGCTTGTGGAACTCTAAAATGTTTGAAGGCTACCCATGTTTGATAGACCAGCAATCGTTGTTCTTTTTTCTGCAGCTGAGTCGTTGCAAACTTGATGACAGACTTGTTCATTACTTTTATGCTACTAAGAAAATGAAGCACTGCGAAAAATGGTTTAGGATTAATCATCAGGTAGTGAAACAATTGTCTGAGGCCAACTGGGAAGGTGGCAAATTCATACCAAAACCTCCTGATGATTCCATCTGCTGCTCCTAAGATGAGATGATCTATTTGATTCGAAAAAGAGTAAAAGGTGCTGATCGCAAATCGTCCACCCATGGAGTAGGCCAGGATGGAAAATTGCTCGATTTTCAGAAAAGAAAGGAAGTCTGAGAAAATTTCTTTCCATTCCGGAATCTTTAAGTACATCTGTACGTTATCAGCTCTTGAACTCGAACCATGATAAAATAACCGAACTGCTATGATTGTATACTGCCCTTCTAGTTGATCTTCAAGGAACTTGAAGCTGTTTCCGTCTTGTGCAAACCCGTGGAAGCAAATCAAATAATTTTTACCCCTACCAAAAGTCTGGTATTCAAGCTGGGCACCTGATGGATGTGGGTATAGTTCAACGGACATTTTCAAGTTTAATGAAAAAATTATGTAAACCATGAATCCTTTGGCTTGGTGTTGCGTAGAAACCGAGGAAACGATTAGGATGTTAAAAGTTTCCTGAGTTTCTTTGCGGTCAATTATGAGTGATTTAGTAGAAAAGATTAGTCAAACAGCCTACGAGCTGTTTCATAGGTTCGGGATCAGGAGTGTCTCCATGGATGATATCGCACGTGAGCTGTCTATCTCCAAAAAGACCATCTATCAATATTTTAAAGACAAAGATGAGATGGTGACTCATGGAGTGATGAGGCACATAGAGCGGGAGATCAATGAGTTTACCGGTGTTTTAGAGAAATCTAACAATGCGGTTTTGGAATTGGTTAATCTGTCGACTTGCATCAAACGAAATATGAAGAAGATCAATCCTTCTATGTTGTTTGATCTTCAAAAGTTTCATCCTGAAGCATGGACTAAATGGCTAGAGTTTAAAAATGATTTCATAAAAAAGACTGTATTGGAGGTGATCAGGAGAGGGAAAAAGGAAGGTTACTTTAGAAGTGATGTCAACGAAGAGATGATGGCCATCTACAGGATCGAAACCATAGAGCTGACTTTTAATCAAACCATTTTTCCTCAGCACGAATGGGATTTTGTAGAGGTTCAATTGGCGCTGATGGATCACTTTTTAAGAGGAATGATGACCATAAAAGGAATAGAATATTACGAAGAACTGCACAACTCAATAAACAATGAGAATATATAAACGAATACTAACAGTATTATGCCTAATGCTGTCCCTCTCTCAGATGGGAAGGGCGCAAGACAAAACGAGCTTTTCTTTAGAAGAAGCGATTGAATATGCCTTGATTAACAACCAAAATGTAAAGAATGCAAGTTTAGAAGTGGAGGTTGCGGATAGGCAAGTAGATGAAATCATTTCGGATGGTTTACCACAAGTGAATCTGAATGCAGATTTGAACTACAATTATGCTATCCAGCAAGTATTCTTAGATACCGCTGATAGCTTCTTCCCACCACCGCCCAATTTGGAATCTGATGTAATAGGTTTTGGGTTAGGAGTCCCTTATACAAGTTCTTTTAGGTTGTCCGCAACTCAGATGATTTTTGACGGTTCATTTTTCGTAGGGTTGAAAGCCGCAAAGACATTCAAGGAATTGTCGAAAAAGGATCACATTAAAACTAATATAGATGTGGCAGAAGCTGTTTCAAAAGCCTATTATGGCGTTTTGGTTAATCAGGAAAGATTGGAATTGATTGAAAGCAATTTTGCCAGAGTAGATTCATTGCTCAGAGATACAGAGCTGCTATATGAAAATGGGATGGCTGAAAAAATTGATGTCAATAGAGTCAAAGTGCAATACAATAATCTGAAAGTTGAAAAGGATAATTATCATGCAGTTTTAGATCTCAGTAGATCTATTTTGAAATTTCAAATGGGCTTGGATACCAAAGCGAGTGTGGAGCTGACTGATGAACTTTCGTCTGTGAAGTTTTTCGATTATCAAAAAGTAGATGATTTCGATTATAACCAAAGAATTGAGTATTCTCAATTGAATATTAATAAGGAGCTCAATGAGCTGGATATCAAAAACATAAATGCACGCTATATACCTGCTATTAATGCATATGCGAATTATGGAAGGAATACAGGAGCCTTAGCAGTAGGGGATGTTTTCACCAATCCCTGGTCTAACGTAGGAGTAGTAGGATTACAGCTATCTATGCCAATTTTCGATGGATTAAA
This is a stretch of genomic DNA from Reichenbachiella ulvae. It encodes these proteins:
- a CDS encoding formylglycine-generating enzyme family protein; its protein translation is MHNQLTLSTLKNHHDLNSTPKGLIHISPNITYIDAILGKIGKYIEEDFYVNSAENTGQNASIIHYDGENYTLDYSGFAYPHFGVIQTIKRLLKPRYSFFLYQPLLSQNIYALLIVKNTELESFISKDGFWFDQHFARLEDGFDGFSQLNKNTPLPTTEPEARARYQARQEQSNPTDSKTPEKKKSKYPFWSALGFADPVPAGDNDDPAYDFARREYNKKHTHNGMPVAIVLLLLLAIAACGSYMYYIFSVGDGSWAHKMRSWDNWKSESALFQSDVPTQIEEASLEQYVGKMIAVKGGSFEMGSEDEKLRYAIPVHTVTLPDFKIMETEVTFEQWQACVADGACTNQPSDEGWGKQQHPVINISYNDIVDEYIPWLYQKTGYQFELPSEAQWEYAARGGTTSDFVFGEDISCEDANWGHYGNHRSYYDKYCGGNKADRKTMPVKSYGPNAYGLYDMYGNVGEMVNDLYHDSYAGAPADGSAWEAPSAGEIENVDYHSIDVVLRGGDYSSSYHMMKAASRSEIRNSKGNNRSGFRLVLKN
- a CDS encoding alpha/beta fold hydrolase, whose protein sequence is MSVELYPHPSGAQLEYQTFGRGKNYLICFHGFAQDGNSFKFLEDQLEGQYTIIAVRLFYHGSSSRADNVQMYLKIPEWKEIFSDFLSFLKIEQFSILAYSMGGRFAISTFYSFSNQIDHLILGAADGIIRRFWYEFATFPVGLRQLFHYLMINPKPFFAVLHFLSSIKVMNKSVIKFATTQLQKKEQRLLVYQTWVAFKHFRVPQAELIELLNDSTCQSLIIFGKKDRIIDPKAHTAFLSGLTHSEVHVLDHGHNKLLEYADEVIVSALKG
- a CDS encoding TetR/AcrR family transcriptional regulator translates to MSDLVEKISQTAYELFHRFGIRSVSMDDIARELSISKKTIYQYFKDKDEMVTHGVMRHIEREINEFTGVLEKSNNAVLELVNLSTCIKRNMKKINPSMLFDLQKFHPEAWTKWLEFKNDFIKKTVLEVIRRGKKEGYFRSDVNEEMMAIYRIETIELTFNQTIFPQHEWDFVEVQLALMDHFLRGMMTIKGIEYYEELHNSINNENI
- a CDS encoding TolC family protein translates to MRIYKRILTVLCLMLSLSQMGRAQDKTSFSLEEAIEYALINNQNVKNASLEVEVADRQVDEIISDGLPQVNLNADLNYNYAIQQVFLDTADSFFPPPPNLESDVIGFGLGVPYTSSFRLSATQMIFDGSFFVGLKAAKTFKELSKKDHIKTNIDVAEAVSKAYYGVLVNQERLELIESNFARVDSLLRDTELLYENGMAEKIDVNRVKVQYNNLKVEKDNYHAVLDLSRSILKFQMGLDTKASVELTDELSSVKFFDYQKVDDFDYNQRIEYSQLNINKELNELDIKNINARYIPAINAYANYGRNTGALAVGDVFTNPWSNVGVVGLQLSMPIFDGLKKTRQVQQRKLKAEQLNNQFELLEQNIDIEIQQATASYEKQIDNIEAQKENMELAREVYDVAKTKYEEGVGSNIEVIEADRDYKQAQTNYYNAVYDALISKVELQKAYGVLL